The following nucleotide sequence is from Azoarcus sp. CIB.
CGCTCGTTCGAATAGGTAAGGGACGTGGCGAGTTCGCGTCGGTGGCTGTGAGGGGCGAACGCTCCTTCGACTCGCCGACACCCGCCTGCACTGTCACTGGCGCATTTAACTTCCGGCCGGCGCTCAGCGCGGTCCATAAATGAGGGGTGAACCATGAACTACCGTTACCTTTTCGGCGCTCCCGTCCTTCCGTGCCAGCCGAGCGCGGACGGGCAGCGGGATCTCTTCGTGCTCGGTGCCTACCCGAGCGCGCTGCACGTGAAATGGCTTGATCCTGCCGGAGAACGGCTCATCGAGGCGATCGCAGTGGGCAACGAGCCCACTCCCTTTTGGGCGGGCGAAGACCAGAAGGGGCGAATTGCTGCCTGGGTCGCGGAGCAGGGCATACGGCCCGAATGGGGTTCGTTCGAACGCTGCGAGCATAACGGCGCGTCCGGGACGAAGCTAAACAAGATGCTGTTCGAACCGCTGCGACTTTCGCGCTTGCAAGCCTGGATCACCGATTGCCTGGACGAATACCATCAGAGCCGGGATGCGCGCAGGGCGATGTCGCGAAGCGCGGTCCTCAAGATGCTTAGCGACCACGAGATTGTCCCGTCGAACCATCGATCGCACCCGCTGGAAAATCAGATTGTCGCCCAGGCCCTCGAGCACCATCTCCCGCGGCTGCGCCGCGAACTGGCCACTGCACGGCCCCAGCTCGTGGTCACTCTGGGCAATGCGGCATTGCGGGTGTTTCGCGAGCTCGCGGAAGTGGAAGAAGGGCCGCTAACATTGTCACCGGAGCTCGATCTTTACGGGAAGAGCTATGGGGCCCGGATCAAAGGCCGTTTAGTGGAGTGGCTACCCTTGGCACACCCAGCTGCGCCGTCGCACTATCAGAAGACGCATGAGCACTGGAAGGATGCGCGCAAAGCCTAGGCTTCCATCAGCACGTAGACCCTACTGACATTACCAACGTCGGGCAGGGTTCTGGAACGGGGAAGGCGCGGTGCCGGGCGGTGGCCATCCGCGTGGCGGGCACGACTCTCGCCGACTGCGCCACATGAACGAGCGGTTCTGGGCCGAACCGGTGCGCGAGGGAGGCGAGGTGGCAGCGCGGGCCGAGCGCAACGCCCGCAACCTGCCGAACAACTGGGACGACTTCCGCGTGGCGAGTCGCGAAGATCGCTCGTGGAAGCGCCACCGCAGGACGCGGTGGAAGACGTGCCAGAGATGACTTGCCCGGCCGGCGGTGAGGTCAGTTCCTCATCCGCCGACGGACTTCGGCCTTGAAGCCCACCTCACACTGGTTACGGCAGGACGGCGTGCTCTCGCGCTTGCAGCCCATCTCCATCATTTCGCTGGCGGTGAGACCGGCTTCTGCCGCTCCTTTGAAGTTCGCGAGGTAGGTGGCGGCGATGCGCATTCCGGAGTCGTAGCAGCGGGCCTCGGGATCTCCCGGTGACAGGGAGGCGCGCTGCGACGTTGAGGGTTCGTCCCGCGACTTCGACGCGGCTTCCTCGGCCGTGGCTTGGGGAGTGCTGGGCGGCGGTGCAGAGTCTTCGGTTTTGAACGCGACAATCGCCGCAACGCCTACGATCGCAGCGATCGCCCCTCTTTTCAGAACGGCAAGCGGACGTTTGCTCGCTCGCAACGCAGCCACCCTCTCTTCGCCCTCGCGCAGTTTGCGGGCCACCTCCGCCTTCTTTGCCAGCTCCGCTGATGCGATTTTGGCGGCGATCACCGCTTCGACCTTGGCGTAGATGGCCCCACACTTCGGGCACTCGTAGTCAGGAGACGTATCGCTCGGCTGACGAGTGTAAGTGCATTTCAGGCAGGTCTTGGACACGGTGGGCTCGGAAGGGTGTGCGTTTCAGGACATTGTACTGTCCTGAATACCCCTGTGCATCGAACGACTGCCCGATGCGGGCACCGCTTTCGGGTCCGAGATTCCGGAGTCTCAACATTCCGGCACGATGCGAGGGGCGTGGGGACGGGCTAGGCGCTCGCTGCCCCTCAGGCTCCATCAGTCGGAGCGCGACGCCCTGGTGTGGGCGCGCATCCAAAGCTACCCTGCCGTGCGCGTTGAATTTTACCCGGGGGCTTTAGCCACGCGTCATCGCGCGGACTGCTTTCCAGTGTAGCCCAACGGGTCGGATTCCGGTTCCGCGGATCGGTCAATCGGAGTGCGCAGAGGAACCCGCGCAGGGTGTAGCCCGCAGCGGGTTCCCTCTGCGCGGCGACCGTTCAGAAGGGTTCGTCCTCCGTCACGGCGATCTTTCCGCGTTCGCTCTGCTCGCGCGCCGCGATGCGTGACTTCGCATCGGCCGTGCTTTGGCGGAAACGGTAGTACTCGTTGCCGGTCTCGACGATGTGACAGTGGTGCGTGACCTAGTCGAGCAGCGCCGTGGTCATCTTCGCGTCGCCGAACACGGTCGCCCATGCGCCGAAGTTGAGATTCCTCGTGATCATCACGCTGGTGTGCTCGTAGAGCTTCGAGAGCAGGTGGAATAGCAAGGCCCCGCCCGACTGGGGGAAGGGCAAATAGCCGAGCTCGTCGATTAATGTGCACAACATGACTCGACGACTTCGGGCTGAAACCGCTGCGCTCGCCCGCCGA
It contains:
- a CDS encoding uracil-DNA glycosylase family protein, with the translated sequence MNYRYLFGAPVLPCQPSADGQRDLFVLGAYPSALHVKWLDPAGERLIEAIAVGNEPTPFWAGEDQKGRIAAWVAEQGIRPEWGSFERCEHNGASGTKLNKMLFEPLRLSRLQAWITDCLDEYHQSRDARRAMSRSAVLKMLSDHEIVPSNHRSHPLENQIVAQALEHHLPRLRRELATARPQLVVTLGNAALRVFRELAEVEEGPLTLSPELDLYGKSYGARIKGRLVEWLPLAHPAAPSHYQKTHEHWKDARKA